One genomic window of Trichomycterus rosablanca isolate fTriRos1 chromosome 1, fTriRos1.hap1, whole genome shotgun sequence includes the following:
- the gtf2h1 gene encoding general transcription factor IIH subunit 1: MASLSEEVLLVVKRVRQKKQDGTLYLMTERIAWGPEGKDRFSVSHSYADIRCQKISPDGKAKIQLQLVLHTGESTTFHFANESTAVKDRDAAKDLLQQLLPKFKKKANKELEEKNRMLQEDPVLFQLYKDLVVSQVISADEFWANRLNMNSVDHSISNNSKQEVGISAAFLADIRPQTDGCNGLRYNLTSDIIESIFRTYPAVKQKYAENVPHSMTEKEFWTRFFQSHYFHRDRINTGQQDIFSECAKQDEKGLKSLVVQGVKNPMVDLQSLEDKTLDEGYGSLTAPSTSNSNKTVKENSNSAIIKRFNHHSAMVLAAGLRKVDALSDQASETDGNSRDSDCFQPPIKKVKLQEAIVFEDLENESGPKTIALNLKKSDRYSHGPVPLQSHHYSTSQDIINSINCIQEELSCYKPCLTQVMSSSAASSAITALSPGGVLMQSGGQHTVSQLVPTDVQNELKHLYIAAGELLRHFWSCFPINTPFLEEKVVKMQSNLEKFQLTKLRPFQEKVQREYLGTNLTGHLEEMIQAAYNKLHAWQTRRTIRKT, from the exons ATGGCATCCCTGTCGGAGGAGGTGCTTCTAGTGGTAAAGAGGGTTCGGCAGAAAAAGCAGGATGGTACACTTTATCTGATGACTGAGCGCATTGCCTGGGGCCCAGAAGGAAAGGATCGCTTCAGTGTCAGTCACTCATATGCCGACATCCGTT GTCAGAAGATTAGTCCTGATGGCAAAGCAAAAATTCAGCTTCAGTTGGTACTACACACAGGAGAGAGCACCACCTTCCACTTTGCTAATGAAAGCACAGCTGTAAAGGACCGAGATGCTGCCAAGGACCTTTTGCAGCAACTCCTGCCCAAGTTCAAAAAGAAAGCTAACAAAGAACTAGAGGAGAAAAACAG GATGCTGCAGGAGGATCCTGTGCTGTTCCAGCTTTATAAAGACCTGGTAGTAAGTCAGGTTATCAGTGCAGATGAATTCTGGGCTAATCGGCTGAACATGAACTCTGTAGATCACTCCATTTCCAACAACAGCAAGCAGGAAGTGGGAATATCAGCAGCTTTCCTG GCAGACATCAGACCTCAGACTGATGGCTGTAATGGCCTAAGATACAACCTGACCTCTGACATCATTGAATCAATCTTTAGAACATACCCAGCAG TAAAACAGaagtatgctgaaaatgtgccTCACAGCATGACCGAAAAAGAGTTCTGGACCCGCTTCTTCCAGTCACATTACTTCCACAGAGATCGCATCAACACTGGCCAGCAGGATATCTTTTCTGAGTGTGCCAAGCAGGATGAAAAGG GTTTAAAGTCCTTGGTTGTTCAAGGTGTAAAGAACCCCATGGTGGACCTGCAATCCCTGGAGGATAAAACATTAGATGAG GGCTATGGCTCGCTAACAGCTCCCTCTACATCCAACTCCAATAAAACAGTAAAGGAGAACAGCAACTCTGCCATCATCAAACGCTTCAACCATCACAGTGCCATGGTGCTAGCAGCAGGTCTACGCAAAGT GGATGCTCTCAGTGACCAGGCCAGTGAGACTGATGGAAATTCTAGAGACTCTGACTGCTTCCAGCCCCCAATAAAAAAG GTTAAATTACAAGAAGCTATAGTGTTTGAGGACTTGGAGAATGAATCTGGGCCTAAAACAATAGCTTTAAATCTTAAGAAATCTGACAG GTATTCCCATGGTCCAGTTCCCTTGCAGTCTCATCACTACTCAACAAGTCAAGACATTATTAACTCAATTAACTGCATCCAGGAAGAACTGAGCTGCTATAAACCCTGCCTTACACAG gtcATGTCCAGCAGTGCAGCTAGTTCAGCCATCACAGCCCTTTCCCCTGGAGGAGTATTAATGCAATCTGGAGGTCAACACACTGTTAGTC agCTGGTACCCACAGATGTTCAAAATGAACTAAAGCACTTATACATAGCAGCAGGGGAGCTGTTACGACATTTTTGGTCCTGTTTTCCCATCAACACACCCTTCCTGGAGGAGAAG GTGGTTAAGATGCAGTCCAATCTGGAAAAATTCCAGTTAACTAAGCTTCGCCCATTTCAAGAAAAGGTCCAGCGAGAGTATCTAGGCACCAAT CTTACTGGTCATCTGGAAGAAATGATCCAGGCTGCCTATAACAAGCTGCATGCGTGGCAGACACGCCGCACAATAAGGAAAACCTGA